The Vitis vinifera cultivar Pinot Noir 40024 chromosome 7, ASM3070453v1 genomic interval AAAATTCAGTTACTATGCATGCATTCTAACTGAAGTCAGATTTAGATGGTCCCCAAACTGAATCCAAGTAATGTGGAAAGTTGGATGACAATTCCATAACTGCGCAAAATTTGGGTAAGATAAACTGAGTAATAAAAATATCTGCAAATCAAGGGCATAAAAGTTCATATTTGCGTCAAAATATTGGCTTGTTAAACCAAAGGAAAAGAGGGGAAAAAGAGTTACCCTGTAGATATGAGACAACAAACAAGCACAGACTATGAAATCATGAAATGTAATTGACACAAACAATACAATTTGtctggaattttttttttaatggattattTTGAATTGAAACCAGGAACATGCAATTACAAAGGATAAAATTTCTCACAAAATGGAAATCCTACTTGCTTTGTACTTTTTCCACTAGGCATTCAATAAATATAGTTTGAAAAGTTTCTAGACAGAACTAGACAGCATAAAAGGATTCATGTAGCCACCCCCCTGTAGGTAGGATTAAGGCTTCATTAAGTCAAGTTAGTTGAATAAGTTGTAAAGGTTCCTGCTATAGTCAATCCTTCATTTGATTACTAGTAAGTAATATGAAGAGACTAGTTACCATGAATTTCAACAGCTTATGCAGAGGGCATAATTCATTGGACAATGGCAAACCATGGTTTTGATCTTAACAAACCATGTGAGGATTGAGAAGCCAGATGCAGTCAGAAACTGTTATTTTACTTACTCTTGATGGAAGCCTACAAGTTCAGTGAAATCGTGAGACTCTTGAATATGAGCTTGCAGTACATTCCACTGAGATTCTATCACATCCACCTGAGAAAGAAGACAAGGGTTTTTAAATGGGAAACAGAATCAACAGTGCAATCAATGGAAAGGGAATTTATGaaagaaaacctaaaaataaataaataaaagaactaagaagcatttttttttttgatagattaaAAACAGAACTAAGAAGCATCTCCACAATTGTTTGGAATCTATGCCCACTCCCCTAAGTCCCCATGAAGAGCTTTCCAATACATCTTGGTTTCTATTTCtcctttaattaatttatatgtattaacattattttaatatgtagTTTGCTCATTTCCATGAATAAATATAGAGaaataaattatatgtataatataGTCATGTCCCTATGCCAGGATTTTCAGGACATAGACACATGATAAAAGTGACCTTTACCTCTTGCTACAAACACCAAGAGATTAAGATACTGCAGAATAGCTTTTCATGCCTggattctataaaaaaatttcctgaaagtaaacaaaaacaaagtgCAGTTATACAGTATCAATTACCTGGATATAAAATTGAAGGTTTCTGATCAAGAATGCCATATGCTCTCTAATGCGCCACATTGGCCTAGATCGTTGCCGTCGCTGCTGAGATACTGTGCAGTTTATATGGTCATTACGATGTTGGGCAAAATCTGTGTGATCTTGATGCATCACAGAAGCCCAGGACTTCTCCAATTCCATTTGTGTTCGCTTAAGTCGAAGCAAATATTGGAAGACCCTGCGATACCTGGAAAGGCCAATTGTTCAACAACTATTAACCATTTTGGCAGCTGCGTTCCCCTGTTTCAATTGGAAGCTTTCCAGGAAAAAGATTTTGTGGGCTAGGTCCAACTACATCAGTTCGAAAAAAGAATGGCCTGAACAAGTACCAGTTGCAATAGAGTTGATAAAAGAATGGTCTTAAGAAGTGATGATAGTAATAAACACTTACTTAGAGAGAACTTCTTGGGTAAAGAACAGCTGTAAGGGCCAATCAACAGAATATTCAAGAGCAATACCATCCCAGCCTTCAAGGGACATCTCTGAAGAACCCAAGATTCCATCAGCATAAGTTTTTTCCTTTGGTAAATCTGCCTGAGATGATTTTACTGTGATTCCAAATGAAGGCATCCTATTGTATAAAcagttataatattaataattgaagCAATATGTAAAATGACTATATACGACACACAAATTAAAGTCAGACATTAAAATACCCAACATGGCTCTCACCTCAAGGATACTCTTGAATAGTATTTGTCTTCATCACCAATAGTTTTTATCGCAGCCTACATTGCAAGTAATGCCAACAAATTCATTTGGATATCTTTAGTATGTAACTATGCAAGTTGACATAGTGCATTCACCACATCAAGGACTTGgcataaggaaataaaaaaggcCCACACAAAACAAAATTCACATTGCATgcatttaaaactaatttaaagggaaataaaaatgaaaaaggaaataatgGAGTTGATGATAGCAGTATAAATTCCGAGCATTGGCCACAGCCACAGCCATACAATCACCCATTCAATAATCCTAGTAATTAATGTTAATTCTTGGCTATTGCATATTGTTGAATGTATGGTTAAATGATCCAATAACATAATTTACCGTCAgcttcataattaaaaaatgcaaaTGTGCTTCTGAATGAAGAATACAATATTATAGATCTCTAGATTAAGACAGTCTAAGATATAGGACAGTAAAAGAAACAAGGAGATGAATCCAATCATGATTCCTTTCAATTAACAACTCCTTTACCACAAGGTTTTTATTTGTAGGGTAACTGTCCAGATTCAATTGAGTAACAATGTTCGGGTTTAAAATGGCTCTTTTggacataaatatatatttgaggcaagtttgaaacattttttggaAGTTGTCCGTTTCATTCTCAtgcttcatttttaattttcttttaaaaaaaattgttcaaaatcgCTGTTTGAATTGTGATTCCAGTATAGACTCAGAAACCATATTTTGAAACTATgatttcaatatatattttgaaactGTGTTTTGAAATTAAGGTTTCTAATTTATGTAGAAACCacatttggaaaatgtggtttcaaacttttttttttaaataaaaaatatcccCAAAATCCATGTTTTGTTTGAGTAATGGGGCCAATTTGAACCAAAATTTCTTGAAGCCCAATCTTCCAACAGGATATGTAGGAACAACCTAAGCATGACCCTTAATACTACACAACACTTGCTCAATGAGGTCAAATAGTATCAGGAATTTACTGTACCACATCATGGAGTTatctctgtgtgtgtgtgtctgtgTCTGTGAGTGAGTGTGCGCATGTGATACACGAGAACAAGAAAAAGTGGAAAAGTTTGAAATCCTCTGTGATACTCCAGTCAACaagaaaaagtggaaaaaattcaaatccaatGATTCCATACAAGCCATGTAAGGGCACTTGTGAAAGCATAAAAGAAACTTTCAATTAGTTGCTAACACAACTTCACTCTAAATCAGATTATACCTCCTTGACAAACaaatataaacatgtaaaatccAGAAGATAATTtatggaaaggaaaaaattaacaaatactCTCTTGgcatttttaattgattttggatAAGATACATTAACGAAATTTGAGCAATTCCATCATTAAAAACACTAGAAATGATGAAAGCACTAAAAAGATAATGAAAGCATTCATATCCATAAGGAATCATCTCATGTTAAACTTACCAGCTGAAATGGAACCATAAGATCAGCTTCAGCAGTTGATTGGCGAGGTGGTAAACGCATCATCTGGCGACTCTCCTCAAGGAAGCACTGGCATGGTAAATCGTCTCTTGTTAACAATATGTTCAATGTTCATAAGAGTCTAGAAGCATTAACAATATAGACAGTGTTTCCTAAACACACAAACTAAGGATTAATTCAAAAACAGCATATTCCCATTTTCCAAGCACTAGATGAGAAACACAATCTTCACCAGTAAATACCCAGTTCAATGGACACAAGTTCAGCAAAGGAAGGACCCAACAGATTTTCCTAGAATGACAACTTGAAGTCAAACttgacaaaataaaataaaataaaataaaaataggagaATACAAGCATGACTACAGAGTCCATTATTTACCATTAATTTTGTGTTATTTATGTTCATCAGCATGTGTTTGTGAAACACATGAGTTTACAGTGGgggtatgcaaaaaaaaaaaaaaatcctgtaCAAAATCAAACAGTCAAAATTTGGGTTACTAAGCAATTAGAAAATAGGGAAAACCACACAAGCATCATACACATCTGTATGCATCTCTTTGGAGTCTATACAAATCCATATCTGACAATATAAAGGTAGATTGCCTAGGAACAGTTTAAAGTTTAGTAAGAGCATATCTTTTCCCAAGAGTGCATGTACATAATTATATTCAAGGTTCACAGAATCCACAGAAACCAAGGAAACTATTCCTACCTAGATGGTAATAGTCATCTCTAATGGCATAATCCTCTTAATAAAATGGAAGTGAATCTGAAGAAAATAGGAATCAAAAAATCTGAGGACAACATTATCACCGAAAGGCCCAAAACTATTGTTGGTTCAATGGTCATCCAAACTGACTGAATGACACTCGgaagaaatggaaatggaaatagCAATAAAGGTCAGGATCAGAGTAATGatcttttccaaatttaaatatgatatttgtCAAAACATTTGAACTTGAAGCAGTGGTCTCCCTGACACTGAAGTGAATTTTCCCCACTGAGAGATTAAAAAGGCATTTTAATAAATTTCCTTTCAATAAGAGATAACAAAGCCAAATTTATGCATTGTCCATCCCTACCTGGAAAAAATCTCCTTTTGCTAAAAGAAAGTAGTCTTTAAGGGCCTTCAGGTGTCCATTCAAGTCAGCACGTACAACCACGAGCTGCAGATATAGAGGGAAACAGTGAATAGAAACTTTAGGAGATGAAGGAACTAATTTGTGACATTCAGCACCTGCCAAAGATGACTCGCTGCAATGGCCCTAATAGAGTCAACAGCACACTCGAATGATCTTTTGTGGAACTCAGATGATTCCTGCATgcaattgaaacaaaaaattagccCAACAGCTCATGCTGTAGTTCTACATCAAAAGAAACAGTTTTTCAGGCAGGAAATACAGAAGAAGTCTGTTAAGTGTTAACTCAGAGTGAAGAACTAAGTTTAAGTACAAATATTCTTCCCTGCAGCAGATATAACACAGTAAAAAAATTGCATAACATGGATATCtcccacaaaatggttaaacaAGAAGTtatttataatgataaaaagTGAAACCTTCAGCTCTTGAAGCATAGCTTCAATCTTATCAGCCTCGGATTGTGGAAGTAATTCTTCTCCAATCAGTTGCATATCCATAAAAGGCTCTTTCTGGAAAGAGAATCTTCCTGTAAGTCCTTGAACTCTGTGTGATCCTTTTGGTATCTGCTGATGATTTAAAGTATCCTGAAATCGAAATGCGGAACTTGGATTCCGAAGAACCCTGATTGCTTTACCAGCAAAAAGAATTGATTCTGCAACACGCATATGAATATAATCTGGAAGCATATCctgaaaaaataacatggaaatGGATAATAACTGGTAACAGAAATAATGTTTCAAAGGTCAGCTTCCAGACAGCAATccaacttaaaaacaaaaacagctgcatgcatgaaaaaaataaaataaagaagaaaaggaagaagaagaaaaaacacgCAGAACACCTTAAGTCTTGCAGAATATGAGACAGTACTTGTAGAAATGGCATGTATTTGATTGTTCTAGAGAGGGTCACAGGAAGAATATAAGCCAGAAGTGGCAGAGATCatcaatttaataatcaatatcAAGTATTCTACAATGaagtattaaaatatattaagaaatgGATTACATGAAGAATGTAGAATCACAAGCAATGGACCCATCATCATCCATATTGTACCCTAACTCCCAATCTACAGTCAATCCAGATAGAATGATGAAAGACTTAAAAAGTGTTGCCTTTTTTGGACTTTCAATTTAATACActtttacctattaaaaaaaaattgatgaaagacTTAAAAGAGGAAATTTAAAATgaacaataagaaaattgtAAGAGGGATATaccaaaaatatatgaaatccCAAGTGCCAATCTGTTAAAGATGCATCATCAGTTGACATGCGCGCCAGCTTTTCAACCATATCTGAAGGAGATGCCTCATGCTCTACATCCCTATCTTCCTGCCTGAAAAACAATACAACCACAAGGCCATTTCAGAAAAGTGTAATTTAAAAGCAAATCcagaaaatcaaaatcaaatcataaaTAAGCGATCATCATCGAAACTTTACAAATTCTCATACCCAATCACTAGAAGAACAGATGACATCTTATAAAGTAAAGAAGTATGTTAACACACTATTTCATCATAGACATAACTTTATGAGGCCCATGGACTGCTCCTACATCCatctatttcattttcttaaacaaGTAGAGTTGAATGATCATTATAGCAACATTAAATTGAAGGTGTAAATTTGAGGTCGAAAATCTTATCAGCCATAATAGGAGTGTATCTTAGTCATTACCTCCTAATAAAAAACTCTCCATGCTGGTCTTGAAGAATTCCATAAACCATCCAAGAAGCAAGTTGGTTATACATGACTTGATGCCCATGCCAGAGAAGCCTATGCTTTGAGCACAGAAAGATAAATAAAGAACAATTAgtttgggtttcattttcccatCCAACAAACAAGAAGTTTTATTCAGGTAGCATCCCTCAATATCTCAAGTTAGTTTCTAATAGGTCACTTGTGTATTTTGTCCTGGCCACTCCAAAAGGTACACATGACTGGAAAAATAGAAGAACATCACAAACTATAGTAAAAAATACAGTACATACCTTTGAATGCATGCCTGCAGTTCAGGCACCCCACAGTGGCACCGTTTGTGCAAAAGGTTAAGAAGTTGTCCTCCACAGATATCATCACGCTCAATCTCCAAAATAAGCTCGTACAGAGGTGGCAAAAGAACAAAGAACTGGAGAACCAGGCATTTATAAATTATGAGAacattaataaagaaaaagtacaaatataaaataataaaaaataaaatgtgacGATCCAAATAATTCACAAGCCAAGTGTGGTAAGAAGGTCATTTTTGGCAGTCAAAATGGTATCTCCAATGCAAATAACCAACTCCATCTTGCAATAAACATTAAAATCATCACTTTCAtcttgaattgaattaaaacaGAGCTACTTTAATCATAATTTTGTTATGAATCAATATGATTTtttacattaataaataaaatcataagcATCAACAATCAAGAATATGAGAGAGAGATTATGTGAAAAGGGCCAAATAATCTAGGTTCAATTCCAAGCAACTAGACACCAAGACCACCAATTTAACCAAGTGTCTCCTTTAAAAGGCAATCTTCTCTCAATAATGAAATTTCAGATAGGTAGAAAAGAGGAACTTTGAAACTAAGATCTAGTTACTTCTCCTCTTTCTTCATTTGCATCCTCATTGAGTATGCAAAAGTGTGGTTTCAAGTTGTAATATAAGAATCTGCAAACCTAAACTATAAGAAAACAAAGAGCATAAAATTGATTGTATCTTCACAAGGGAAAACtttacaaaaattttatgcTTGTTGATTGAGGTTTAGAAACCAATTATTCCATCTAGAACATATAGAAGGGCAAAAGAAATACGCTCTTGAAagcaaatcaaataaaagatcaATTGCATTTAGAGTTTCTCTTAAATGATCTACAAGTGCCCTTCAGAAGtatttcaactttgaatttgaggaaataataaaaatgaacaCTAGAACCCTCATGTTCAAACTTAATTTCCACTCCTTGTCTCACACATCAAATTTATGTATTCAAGGTATTCACTCATGCTTTTTGGAGCACCAAATCGAGGAGAAACCAGAAATGCATAATCTGTATGACAATTGGTAGAACTTTAGAGCATCCATGCCTGTGAAACCTCACTTTAGGGAAATTGTCTCCCAAAAGTCAAAGATTTTTTGCAATGATGAAGAATATTTCATGATTGAAAGAATTACCGTCTCATCAAAACTAGCAATGGGCATAGAATTTGACAAACAACCTTATTAAGACCTTGAATGACAGTTGCCAAGATAGGTGTAGGGTCGGACAACAATATTTGCTCAATATGCAGAACAGCAGAACGGTATACTGACAGTATCTCAACAATGCCATTGGCAATGGCCCTCCCATACGCACTCGACTTCTGTGGTTTCCCTTTCAATAACTCAGATGTTCTCGACAAAGGAGAAACATTTGTAGACCTTATCCAACTCAAATCCCGAGACTTCGTTGCAAATCTATCAAGTTCCCTGTAGTAAAATCCTAAGGTAATGACCTTCTCAATAAGATCCCTGCATCACAACATATTCAACTCCAATAGTGAAAATCAAAGGTCCATTGCCAATACCTAAAAGCAGAAACCAAGTAAAACATGAATCCACAGCAAACATGAAGCATGTAGATATTTTACTTCATTTCTAAAACTCCTAACATTCTACATCAGGACATCTTCTCAAAATTTAGCCTCTTTTTCTCTCGCTGAGCTAAGTTTGGTAGCTGAGAAATCCGacgaaaagaaaacaaaataattaaaataaaaaaaatactgaaTCTTACGTTTTGCATTGCAACTGTAGTAACTAAGGCAAAacatttcactttatttttttctcggcaaccaaacatagTAGACAAAAAGGGAAAAGTATGCCCTAACAATGAAGATGAATTTCTATTGATTAGGTTTAAGAACCTTTCGCTAGGGTGGATGAAGGAGAGATCAGGAGCGAGCTTGAAGGTGCGATCCTCTGAGACAGGAGCATCGGGAGAGAGGTTGATACCGAGAGATTTGTGCTGCTCTCGTTCGTCGATTATGAGATCACCGGTGTAGCCCAAGAGTGCCAGCAATAGTTCGTGCAACATCGCCTCCGATCTCTCTACAAACTCCCAACCAAGGCCAGAGGTTCGCAAATTGCCGCAATTCTATTGGATCCAAATTTAAATTCCATCTACTTTAAATTGGCGCAGTTCGCAGACGTTTTTCAAGGCTTGAAATAAAATTAGGattaaaaaatgctaaaaacattattattattattattattattattatttaactcAAATTGGTTGGTTAGATTTCATATTATCCAAAACCGAAAAAAGGAGAAACACATTTAgcaattagaaaacaaaaaataaggtcttgtttttcaaaaatagttctaaaaataattttttaaaacttgaaatgtttttaatcaattttatatgtttttaaatatattttgaaaataatttttatatataatactttattttaaatcattatacacattatataatcattttcatttgttttataaaaattgttttaaaaaataattatataaatatgaaaaatatttaaaaataaaacattaaatataaattcatttttaaaacagattttaaaacataaaaaacatacATTTAAAATGATACAGCAAATGAGACTCAAAACACAAACGATAGGATCAAAAATTGTATATATTACACCACCTAATGACTGATGCCTAAGCATTGAAAAAGTACCCATTGATACTGCAGACAGATCCGAAGGAAAAGCTTAGTTTTGATATTAAAGTCAAAACAAGGTTATGGCTTACGGCCAGATCAAATTTGTGCTTCCATTACATAACACAACCATTTGGGAAAAGGTTGtcttacttctttttttttctagttctGCAGTGTCCTGTTCCACTGTTTGAAGCAAGCTCTGGGATACAAAAACAATCATAAATGTcaaagaatcaattttatccAACATAAGTAGGTTAGAATCGAATGTGAATCCAAATCCATCCCATACAAAAGTAGCCGTGAATCAACCTGGCCGGAATTAAAGTTAATCAACTcgaacttcaaaaaaaaaaaatgcacaatAAAATTTGGGACATGGAATCATATCTCTATACCCACAAGGGTCCCATCTCTctcaatatagaaaaaaaaattgtccatCCCTCAATCAAAACTTTGCCCCCAATGAAAAGCAATGGAGCATCTTTTACACCATTTTGCAGCCAGTAAACAAAGCAGAGGTGAATCTTGAACCCCATGCAACATTTTGAACCAGCATGCGAAGTCGAGGTGAATCTTGAATTGAATCTAAAAGGCCTACAATGGCGTACTAGCTGGTGGGGCATGTTATCATCGCTTCAGATTGTTCGTCTTTTTTATAGTTTTGCCACCCATGCCTTTACTCTTCTTGGTATTCTGTTTTTTCCCGCCCTGCCCATGTTCTTCCACTCCTTCATGGGGATTCACatctttgtatttgattggTTTTATAATAACACCAGCCTTCTTCACCACCTGAATTGGAGGCAATTAAggtaagaaaagagaaaaggataaccccaaatcaaattattattcaggtttttcttctcctttcacaCAAAGAGGTAAAATGATAATCAAATCTGCAAGAGTgaatcaaatattcaatgctgCAAAGTGGCTCTGAAACACTTACTTCTGGTCTATTAAGAGCTCCAAGGACTACCGCTGGATTGAATTCAGGTCCAATAGGCATTCGAATACTCTGTTCAAAAACTTCCTTAGATGTGTATGGGAAAGGCAAAGTTTTGGTATGTAGTTTCTCAGCCTGTCAAATCATCAATCAACATATGAAAAAAAGCAAAACACATTTAAGAAAACACAACTTCATAATAAGAAACAGAGTGCCAACATGATTTTAACAACTGATTTTCCATACTTCAACAAATGGCAAAGAAAAACCAAACAGAAAAAGTAAACCACCAAGAGTAGAATCTCCTAAACCACATATATTTCTTTGGCGAAGCAGCAAAAAAGGCACATCCcatcctttatttattttaatttgagtcATCTCCTTATCAGAGTGTTCAGTTTCATTTGtccatttaaatatttttttgagctTGTAAGGAAATTAAAagaggaaaatgaatttttgaagtcCTTATCCTCCCAAAACTTCAATTCCATTCTGCTGCAAAATCATTCCACCAGTAAAAATTAATGTAGTAAAATTTATGTTGCACAAATGTCCCACTTTCAAGCATATTTCTTTTAGATTATGTGTTCTAAAACTTAAAACCTCATGACTCAGCAACTGTTTTATCTTGTCCAGTTGCCTGAGTTCCTCACTTCTGAAAAATAAACCAGCCATGATAAGGTTCGTCTCTCTTAGCACACTAATTCCTTGTATCCAAATTGGCACCTGGAATTCTAAATTCAATGAGGGGGATAAAGAAGCAATTAGGATGCATGATGAATCCTAAAGCAACATTACCAACCTTTTTATCCAACTTCTCAGAGACGATTACATGCTTAAGATGCGCATCCTTCCTCTTCTTAAGAGCTTCTTCCCTCTTTTTTTTGGCAATTTCATGCTCTTCAAGCATCCAAGAAGGTAACCCTTTCTTTTGCTGTACATGAGTCCATTGGCCCCAACCAGGAAGCAAAACAGGTTTTTCAGGTTCAGGATTTTCCCCTTTTAGAATTTCATCTTTATCCTTTTCAAAATCTTCCTCCACATCATCCCCAGCAAAAGCGCGGCGAATAAGCTCTGCTTGGGATGGAAGTTCATAAGTTGCCTTCATGCCAGAAGACAAAGTGCCATCTACCATCTGTCCCTCATCATCTGTATCACTATCCCCACCAACTTCCTGAAAGGTTTCCAAGAAAGAAGTAAGAGAAGAAATCAATCAAATTAGAAGTAGCACAAATTTAAAAGATGTGGAAAGATCATACCCCTTGATCCTTATTATGCCTAGGAGGTTCCACAGATTTGGGAGGCTTTATGATATTGCCATTTGCTTCATTTTCACTCTTCATCTGCTCATTAAACACATTCTGGTTAGTAACAAAAGAACCTGAATTTCTGTatgtaaaacaataaaatacataaatggAAGGCAAACAACCTTTTTCCATGAGCCGGATGCAAACATTGCAACTTCATATGTTGTCTTGGGGCCTGGGTCTCTAACTATATCATTGAAACTCTGAACCACAAAACACAATGTCACACTTCTAGAAAGATAATAACTAAGAGGAAGTTTGGAAGTAAGCAAGGAATCCATCACCTTAAATATAGGATCCTGACCAATCTCAGACTCTTCGCGAAGTAGACCAGCATCTATATCAACATGCTTTGGCAAATTATTATTCTGGTCATTCGCAGcttcaatattttctttgacCTTGAATTCATCTTCACTATCACTATTATTATAATGAGCATCTTTATTACTGAACTCTTGAATTTGCTTCTTAACTGTGCCGAAAACACGTCTACCACTTGAAGCAGTCTCTTTTAGATTCTCAGCCCCACCCCCAAGCTCCATTTGCTTTAATGATGCCTCAAATTCATtgatagcaagcttaccttcttcATAAGCTGcctcttttctcttcttcaagCCACGGACCTACACAGGGTCAAGCagatacaacaaaaataaataaaaccaattaaTAGATCAATGATTTGTCAGTTTCAAGATCCAAAGGAAGTTCTAATTTATCACatgattcttttcttttttctatttcttttttaaattccattttaaaacTTTCACCAGCTGAACTAGTCTTGCTTATACACATAAGTGAAGATCTTTGAGATTCCAATCAACAGGAATACTCTAAATATTACCATAAAAGGTAAAGATAGCACTCCTGAGTCAGGGATTTTGTCCTCTTCTTCCAGCACTTCGAgtgttttctcttttgctttcgCTAACAACTTGGATGCTCCATCCTCATCTGAACCTGctgaattttcatcaaaatcatctTCATCACTACTTTCATCACTGCTAGTGTCCTTCATAGAGTGCATTTTTCTGGTCAAAAGAGCATGCTGATGGAGCTGCTCAGTTATAGCAGCTCGAGTTCCTTCATCTTGAACATCCAACCCACGCTTTAAAATGCGCTTTGCCCACTTGGAGCTGTTTTTGTGCTTCAAAGTCAAGCGTTCCTGTATCAAATcaagtaaaggaaaaaaaaggaacaaaaagtcAAGAACTTTTCTTTTGGTATAATCTAGAAGAgaacttttttttcaaaactatagGAATTATTTAGCCCAATGAGAATGTCAATTACCTCTGCACGCTTGAACTCTTGTTTCATTGCAAGTTCCTTAGCAGCTTCTGGATCCATTTGTATTTCAGCAGATGCAGTTTTCAATCTATCCTTCTTCAACAAGCGGTGATATGTTTtggacttgattttttttatgcgTTTTGCCTTCATTTCATGATTGAAAAGAAGACTACGCATTTTAGCAATGCGATTATGACGTTCCTTGACATCTTCAACAGATATCTTCAAAGCATCATTCACAGAAGAGAGCAGAGTTCAAAAAGTTAGGATATTAAGCCATGCTGACAAACCAATATTGaacaaagaggaaaaataaacgATGAACCTCCGTACCTTGTTCAGTTCAAGAAGCCTGGAACCATCTTGTCTGTGAGCTTCCAAAACCTTGTCATCATGGACTAATGAAGCAATTTTCTTCTCGAAATCAGTTCTTGGTTCAAATTCAGAAGCTATGGCCCCTACAGTTGAAAACCCCAAGTCTACATCTTCGTCAAAATAAACCGTAGGTGCCTCCCTATTCTTCTTGACTAATGGCTCCCACTTGGTAATGTCCTTCTTTGATTGTTCATAAGCCACCTTCCTCTCCAACTTTTCCCTATCCGCTTTTGGAAGCGG includes:
- the LOC100248708 gene encoding gamma-tubulin complex component 4, translated to MLHELLLALLGYTGDLIIDEREQHKSLGINLSPDAPVSEDRTFKLAPDLSFIHPSERDLIEKVITLGFYYRELDRFATKSRDLSWIRSTNVSPLSRTSELLKGKPQKSSAYGRAIANGIVEILSVYRSAVLHIEQILLSDPTPILATVIQGLNKFFVLLPPLYELILEIERDDICGGQLLNLLHKRCHCGVPELQACIQRLLWHGHQVMYNQLASWMVYGILQDQHGEFFIRRQEDRDVEHEASPSDMVEKLARMSTDDASLTDWHLGFHIFLDMLPDYIHMRVAESILFAGKAIRVLRNPSSAFRFQDTLNHQQIPKGSHRVQGLTGRFSFQKEPFMDMQLIGEELLPQSEADKIEAMLQELKESSEFHKRSFECAVDSIRAIAASHLWQLVVVRADLNGHLKALKDYFLLAKGDFFQCFLEESRQMMRLPPRQSTAEADLMVPFQLAAIKTIGDEDKYYSRVSLRMPSFGITVKSSQADLPKEKTYADGILGSSEMSLEGWDGIALEYSVDWPLQLFFTQEVLSKYRRVFQYLLRLKRTQMELEKSWASVMHQDHTDFAQHRNDHINCTVSQQRRQRSRPMWRIREHMAFLIRNLQFYIQVDVIESQWNVLQAHIQESHDFTELVGFHQEYLSALISQSFLDIGSVSRILDSIMKLCLQFCWNIENQESSSNTSELERITEEFNKKSNSLYTILRSSRLAGSQRAPFLRRFLLRLNFNSYFEATARGVLNVVRSRPSSLPV
- the LOC100267476 gene encoding uncharacterized protein LOC100267476, producing MAEKKRKSKEESGGGRLQKKRKNSKPKTLKKRTGPRLPSKLRKELDLVNPNPLKGGGDEEINSDEGELLANNLYEYEEAAAEEESKKNRRFDSVENFEYELPEDFKDENIASDDDDIEGEDEENNRSENSSHLGDEVEEEDDGRHMRMLQGITGMPSEAFEGKKRKNNVVVSEAYPESEYNPSRDVLEGNGRISIQDLLDPLHGKSGYSKLRKRMHQVERKSMSVHAPLPKADREKLERKVAYEQSKKDITKWEPLVKKNREAPTVYFDEDVDLGFSTVGAIASEFEPRTDFEKKIASLVHDDKVLEAHRQDGSRLLELNKISVEDVKERHNRIAKMRSLLFNHEMKAKRIKKIKSKTYHRLLKKDRLKTASAEIQMDPEAAKELAMKQEFKRAEERLTLKHKNSSKWAKRILKRGLDVQDEGTRAAITEQLHQHALLTRKMHSMKDTSSDESSDEDDFDENSAGSDEDGASKLLAKAKEKTLEVLEEEDKIPDSGVLSLPFMVRGLKKRKEAAYEEGKLAINEFEASLKQMELGGGAENLKETASSGRRVFGTVKKQIQEFSNKDAHYNNSDSEDEFKVKENIEAANDQNNNLPKHVDIDAGLLREESEIGQDPIFKSFNDIVRDPGPKTTYEVAMFASGSWKKMKSENEANGNIIKPPKSVEPPRHNKDQGEVGGDSDTDDEGQMVDGTLSSGMKATYELPSQAELIRRAFAGDDVEEDFEKDKDEILKGENPEPEKPVLLPGWGQWTHVQQKKGLPSWMLEEHEIAKKKREEALKKRKDAHLKHVIVSEKLDKKAEKLHTKTLPFPYTSKEVFEQSIRMPIGPEFNPAVVLGALNRPEVVKKAGVIIKPIKYKDVNPHEGVEEHGQGGKKQNTKKSKGMGGKTIKKTNNLKR